In Peromyscus maniculatus bairdii isolate BWxNUB_F1_BW_parent chromosome 9, HU_Pman_BW_mat_3.1, whole genome shotgun sequence, one genomic interval encodes:
- the LOC143267454 gene encoding uncharacterized protein LOC143267454 has protein sequence MHAGGLLEGTTWSEFRVSFRLTPLLSAATLSCKRKHSKFVPQQELLLHQCIIQRAADSFFFARDGNYYRDPQLDTVQRVRNFGALRCKWDVCIKPLPSRLSDPCGREGKKISRARGGYGVTLSPRHNWTDARMNSQKLWYHT, from the exons atgcatgcag gAGGATTACTGGAAGGAACTACATGGTCAGAGTTCAGGGTCTCATTCAGACTGACTCCACTGCTGTCAGCTGCTACCTTG tcttgtaaaagaaaacattcaaagttTGTCCCACAGCAGGAACTGTTACTGC atcagtgcatcatTCAACGTGCAGCAGATAGCTTCTTTTTTGCAAGAGATGGAAACTATTATAGAGATCCACAATTGGACACCGTGCAGAGGGTCAgaaactttggagcactcaggTGTAAATGGGATGTCtgcatcaaacccctcccctcaaggctcagcgatccatgtggaagagaaggcaaaaagatttcaagagccagaggtggttaCGGGGTAACACTATCTCCAAGACACAACTGGACTGATgcacgtatgaactcacagaaactgtggtaCCATACATAG